A region from the Natronorubrum halophilum genome encodes:
- the rnhB gene encoding ribonuclease HII: MPFGVDEAGKGPALGSMFAAAVHLEDPDVLPDGIADSKRLAPARREELAAAIRDDGRIQVGVAEISTARIDDPETDMNSLAVAAHAEAIEGALDGVDEGALETDSITGLCDACDTDAARFARRVTAACSESPSLASPELEIDARHGADDDSKIVGAASIVAKVERDAHVAAIAEEHGPVGSGYPSDPTTREFLVSYAAEHGDLPPFARESWSTCEDVLADARQTGLDRF; this comes from the coding sequence ATGCCATTCGGCGTCGACGAAGCGGGAAAGGGTCCGGCGCTCGGCTCGATGTTCGCCGCGGCCGTCCACCTCGAGGACCCCGACGTGCTCCCCGACGGAATCGCAGACTCCAAGCGACTCGCGCCCGCTCGACGCGAGGAACTGGCCGCAGCGATCCGCGACGACGGCCGGATCCAGGTCGGCGTCGCCGAGATTTCGACGGCGCGGATCGACGACCCGGAGACGGACATGAACTCGCTGGCCGTCGCCGCCCACGCCGAGGCGATCGAGGGGGCGCTCGACGGCGTCGACGAGGGTGCACTCGAGACCGACTCGATCACCGGCCTCTGTGACGCCTGCGACACCGACGCCGCCCGATTCGCCCGTCGCGTTACGGCGGCCTGCTCGGAGTCGCCCTCGCTCGCGTCCCCCGAACTCGAGATCGACGCCCGCCACGGTGCCGACGACGACTCGAAAATCGTCGGCGCGGCCAGTATCGTCGCCAAAGTCGAGCGCGATGCCCACGTCGCCGCGATCGCGGAGGAGCACGGACCGGTCGGCAGCGGCTATCCCAGCGATCCGACCACCCGCGAGTTTTTGGTGTCCTACGCCGCCGAACACGGCGACCTGCCGCCGTTCGCCCGCGAGTCGTGGTCGACCTGCGAGGACGTCCTCGCCGACGCCCGACAGACTGGCCTCGACCGATTCTGA
- the trmY gene encoding tRNA (pseudouridine(54)-N(1))-methyltransferase TrmY, which translates to MRQFVLIGHEVPTEPDFSLDDLAGGAGRLDALCRSITASFVTSHGIRTDVRTHLVVQDELTITFDGSDLRRLNPDERSTAALVRNALEHRDEAIGALPAEPSPGVELYRRGFEATLEALANDGTVVQLHEDGDTAADAGGLENPVFVLSDHRDFTDEEEAVLENVVDRRLRLGPELLHADQAITVAHHYLDTDGYERF; encoded by the coding sequence ATGCGCCAGTTCGTACTCATCGGTCACGAGGTGCCGACCGAACCCGACTTTTCGCTCGACGACCTCGCGGGCGGTGCCGGCCGCCTCGACGCACTGTGTCGGTCGATCACCGCATCGTTCGTCACCTCCCACGGCATCCGTACGGATGTCCGCACCCATCTCGTCGTCCAGGACGAACTCACGATCACGTTCGACGGTAGCGACCTTCGCAGACTCAACCCCGACGAACGAAGCACGGCCGCGCTGGTTCGCAACGCCCTCGAGCACCGCGACGAGGCTATCGGCGCGCTCCCGGCGGAGCCCAGCCCGGGCGTCGAACTCTACCGCCGCGGCTTCGAAGCGACGCTGGAGGCGCTCGCGAACGACGGAACCGTCGTCCAGTTGCACGAAGACGGCGACACAGCGGCCGACGCTGGCGGGCTCGAGAACCCTGTATTCGTGCTGTCCGACCACCGAGATTTCACCGACGAGGAGGAGGCTGTACTCGAGAACGTCGTCGACCGACGGCTCCGTCTCGGGCCGGAACTGTTGCACGCCGATCAGGCGATCACGGTCGCGCATCACTATCTGGATACGGACGGTTACGAGCGGTTTTGA
- a CDS encoding tRNA pseudouridine(54/55) synthase Pus10 encodes MITEDARALLETGPVCDSCLGRPFAERSFGLTNAERGRAVRTTVAMEDDDDFAPVDPADCWVCEGYCGTFDAIAETIVDALADVEFVTYQVGTRVPPLVEENERLLREDADLETEIGEFLKQESNREVGRRVGARTGTEVDFDRPDVLAIVDLEAFDPREALESDSVTSHAVDVQVNPAFVYGRYRKLERDIPQTEWPCRECGGSGIQLGDGGEEPCDYCGGSGYMYDTSVEQVVRPHVVDAMDGEEGTFHGAGREDVDARMLEGGRPFVLEVKDPKTRDPDPAVVEREINETAAGAIEVEGLRLATYDMVERVKEHDASKRYRADVEFAEPVENGDFEAALETLTGTTVDQDTPQRVDHRRAALTRERTVYDIDGELLEPTRAEVRIHGEGGLYVKELISSDDGRTVPSLSGLLEVDAEVTALDVLAVEGENEPFELEEFFQDEPRGEGAT; translated from the coding sequence ATGATCACGGAAGACGCCCGCGCGTTACTCGAGACGGGACCCGTCTGTGACTCCTGTCTCGGCCGACCGTTTGCCGAGCGGAGTTTCGGATTGACCAACGCCGAACGCGGTCGGGCGGTACGGACGACGGTCGCGATGGAAGACGACGACGATTTCGCCCCCGTCGATCCCGCGGATTGCTGGGTCTGTGAGGGGTACTGCGGAACCTTCGATGCGATCGCCGAAACGATCGTCGACGCGCTCGCAGACGTCGAGTTCGTCACCTATCAGGTCGGGACCCGCGTCCCGCCGCTGGTCGAGGAAAACGAACGCCTCCTCAGGGAGGACGCCGACCTCGAGACGGAGATCGGCGAGTTTCTCAAACAGGAGAGCAACCGCGAAGTGGGGCGTCGCGTCGGCGCGAGAACGGGTACCGAGGTCGACTTCGACCGTCCGGACGTCCTCGCGATCGTCGACCTCGAGGCGTTCGATCCCCGCGAAGCCCTCGAGTCGGACTCCGTCACGAGCCACGCGGTCGACGTGCAGGTCAACCCCGCCTTCGTCTACGGCCGCTATCGGAAACTCGAGCGGGACATCCCTCAAACGGAGTGGCCCTGCCGGGAGTGTGGCGGCAGCGGCATTCAACTCGGCGACGGGGGCGAGGAGCCCTGTGACTACTGCGGCGGATCGGGCTACATGTACGATACGAGCGTCGAGCAGGTCGTCCGCCCACACGTCGTCGACGCGATGGACGGCGAGGAGGGGACCTTCCACGGCGCGGGCCGCGAAGACGTCGACGCCCGGATGCTCGAGGGCGGTCGGCCGTTCGTCCTCGAAGTGAAGGATCCGAAAACGCGCGATCCGGACCCCGCGGTCGTAGAGCGCGAGATCAACGAGACCGCGGCGGGGGCGATCGAGGTCGAGGGGCTGCGCCTTGCGACTTACGACATGGTCGAACGCGTCAAGGAACACGACGCGAGCAAGCGCTATCGCGCGGACGTCGAGTTCGCTGAACCGGTCGAAAACGGCGACTTCGAGGCCGCGCTCGAGACCCTCACGGGGACGACCGTCGATCAGGATACACCTCAGCGCGTCGATCACCGTCGAGCGGCGCTCACCCGCGAGCGAACGGTCTACGATATCGACGGCGAACTGCTCGAGCCGACGCGGGCCGAGGTCCGGATCCACGGCGAGGGCGGCCTCTACGTCAAGGAACTGATCAGCAGCGACGACGGCCGCACGGTGCCGAGTCTCTCGGGACTGCTCGAGGTCGACGCCGAGGTGACGGCGCTCGACGTCCTCGCCGTCGAAGGCGAGAACGAACCGTTCGAACTCGAGGAGTTCTTCCAGGACGAACCCCGCGGCGAAGGAGCAACCTGA
- a CDS encoding S1C family serine protease, giving the protein MNESRLDRRGFLSLAGTGLVGAVAGCAEPRTDNSVSESRSRSIDRDDIADGSTFTDVYEAVIDSVTQIQVAGVSDPDTGEQRRGQGSGFLVDDTHIVTNEHVVAGGETIDLQYINGDWTSTRLVGTDFYTDLAVLEADHVPDGTTPLSLSTERPVVGQQVLAIGNPYGLEGTATQGIVSGVNRTLDMPDRSFSFSNVVQTDAAVNPGNSGGPLVNLDGEVIGVINAGGANNIGFAISAAMTARVAPALIERGEYEHPYMGIGLETVDRHIAEANGLPEMTGVIVTAVVDGEAADGVLEAAGTSTDDRVPVGGDVIFAIDGEPIPDRHVLSTYLGLETSPGDTIEIECWRDRSEVTVSLTLGSRPPIE; this is encoded by the coding sequence ATGAACGAATCCCGACTGGATCGTCGCGGGTTTCTCTCGCTCGCCGGAACCGGGCTTGTCGGTGCCGTCGCCGGCTGTGCCGAGCCCAGAACCGATAACTCGGTTTCGGAGAGTCGATCGCGGTCGATCGATCGAGACGACATCGCCGACGGATCGACGTTCACCGACGTCTACGAGGCGGTCATCGACTCGGTCACGCAGATTCAGGTCGCCGGCGTCAGCGATCCGGATACCGGGGAGCAGCGTCGCGGACAGGGCTCCGGCTTTCTCGTCGACGACACCCATATCGTCACGAACGAACACGTGGTCGCCGGCGGCGAGACCATCGACCTTCAGTATATCAACGGCGACTGGACGAGCACCCGACTCGTCGGAACCGATTTCTACACCGATCTAGCCGTTCTCGAGGCCGATCACGTCCCCGACGGGACGACGCCGTTGTCGCTGTCAACCGAACGCCCAGTCGTCGGACAACAGGTGCTCGCGATCGGCAATCCCTACGGTCTCGAGGGAACGGCGACGCAGGGGATCGTCAGCGGCGTCAATCGGACGCTCGATATGCCGGATCGGAGCTTCTCGTTCTCGAACGTGGTCCAGACCGACGCCGCGGTCAACCCCGGAAACAGCGGCGGGCCGCTCGTCAACCTCGACGGGGAGGTCATCGGCGTCATCAACGCCGGCGGGGCCAACAACATCGGCTTTGCGATCTCCGCAGCGATGACGGCTCGCGTCGCTCCGGCGCTCATCGAGCGCGGCGAGTACGAACATCCCTACATGGGAATCGGCCTCGAAACCGTCGACCGACACATCGCCGAGGCGAACGGGCTTCCCGAAATGACCGGCGTAATCGTGACCGCGGTTGTCGACGGCGAAGCCGCGGACGGCGTTCTCGAGGCGGCCGGAACCTCGACCGACGACCGGGTTCCCGTCGGCGGCGACGTGATATTCGCGATCGACGGCGAACCGATCCCAGATCGTCACGTCCTCTCGACGTACCTCGGACTCGAGACCAGTCCGGGCGATACAATCGAGATCGAGTGCTGGCGCGACCGCAGCGAGGTGACGGTATCGCTGACGCTCGGTTCGCGGCCACCGATCGAGTAG
- a CDS encoding HVO_A0556 family zinc finger protein codes for MAKSQPDSNDRRLLTLLEGQSCPYCADGELERGVYKDNRAMVCDSCETPHVQLWQPAEY; via the coding sequence ATGGCGAAATCACAGCCGGATAGCAACGACCGCCGGTTACTCACGCTCCTCGAGGGGCAGTCGTGTCCGTACTGCGCCGACGGCGAACTCGAGCGAGGCGTCTACAAGGACAATCGGGCGATGGTCTGTGACAGCTGCGAGACGCCACACGTCCAGCTATGGCAGCCGGCGGAGTACTGA
- the secF gene encoding protein translocase subunit SecF, translating to MGYFDVPEIDYTRYSDRQLAAVPLAVLAVALLVLTGSFLATGAPVQPGMDFAGGSELTIQTTSSQEEIANAFDEEPESIQAVSGPDTENQYIVQFTTTDLSTLTEQAEANLEQDGDADVVQLESTVSESFGDQTQRTALLGIAVAFLGMSAITFLLFRTFVPSIAIVVSALSDIVIPLAFMAVAGISLSLGTVAALLMLIGYSVDSDILLNNHILRRSGDFYESTNRAMGTGVTMTVTSMVAMLVMGVTAWLFGVELLASIGIILFVGLAADLMNTYMLNLSLLRWYKFHGVRS from the coding sequence ATGGGTTATTTCGACGTACCGGAGATCGATTATACCCGGTACAGCGACCGCCAACTCGCGGCGGTTCCGCTCGCGGTTCTCGCGGTGGCACTGCTCGTCCTCACTGGCTCGTTTCTCGCGACGGGAGCGCCGGTTCAGCCGGGGATGGACTTCGCCGGCGGATCGGAACTGACCATCCAGACGACCTCCTCGCAGGAGGAGATCGCGAACGCCTTCGACGAAGAGCCCGAGTCGATCCAGGCGGTCTCAGGGCCCGACACGGAAAACCAGTACATCGTCCAGTTCACCACGACCGATCTCTCGACGTTGACCGAGCAAGCCGAGGCGAACCTGGAGCAAGACGGAGACGCCGATGTCGTCCAACTCGAATCGACGGTATCGGAGAGTTTCGGAGATCAAACCCAGCGGACCGCCCTGTTGGGGATCGCCGTGGCCTTCCTCGGGATGAGCGCGATCACGTTCTTGCTCTTTCGAACGTTCGTGCCGTCGATCGCGATCGTGGTCTCGGCGCTTTCGGACATCGTGATCCCGCTGGCGTTCATGGCAGTCGCCGGAATCTCGCTCTCGCTCGGGACCGTCGCCGCGTTGCTCATGTTGATCGGGTATTCGGTCGACTCCGACATCCTGTTGAACAACCACATTCTGCGGCGTAGCGGCGACTTCTACGAAAGCACCAACCGCGCGATGGGGACCGGTGTCACGATGACGGTGACGTCGATGGTGGCGATGCTCGTCATGGGCGTCACGGCGTGGCTGTTCGGCGTCGAGTTGCTGGCATCGATCGGGATCATCCTCTTCGTCGGCCTCGCAGCCGACCTGATGAACACGTATATGCTGAATCTGAGTCTACTTCGCTGGTACAAGTTCCATGGGGTGAGATCGTAA
- a CDS encoding DUF7563 family protein, with product MPTCTNCHDPVSLDFARVYGDDGTVDWCPRCRGGS from the coding sequence ATGCCGACCTGTACGAACTGCCACGATCCCGTCTCGCTCGATTTTGCGCGCGTGTACGGTGACGACGGTACCGTCGACTGGTGCCCGCGCTGTCGAGGGGGGAGCTAG
- a CDS encoding response regulator, which translates to MTTHSPTEPIDILLVEDNPGDVRLTQEAFKEIDSEIRFHTVTDGEGATTYFDVCGTDTSSINPDLVLLDLNLPRVDGFEILEILGDELDYPPPPILVLSSSETEEDIVKSYERAANAYLTKPDDPDEFDALAKAIEDFWIDSAQHPPAPS; encoded by the coding sequence ATGACCACTCATTCCCCAACCGAACCGATCGATATCCTGCTCGTCGAAGACAACCCGGGCGACGTTCGGCTGACCCAGGAGGCGTTTAAAGAGATAGACAGCGAGATCAGATTCCACACGGTCACCGACGGCGAGGGGGCGACGACGTACTTCGACGTCTGCGGGACTGACACCTCGAGTATCAACCCCGATCTCGTGCTCCTCGACCTGAACCTCCCGCGGGTGGACGGATTCGAGATTCTGGAGATCCTCGGAGACGAACTAGACTACCCGCCGCCGCCGATCCTCGTCCTCTCGAGTTCGGAGACGGAGGAAGATATCGTCAAAAGCTACGAGCGTGCGGCGAACGCCTACCTCACGAAACCGGACGACCCCGACGAGTTCGATGCGCTGGCGAAAGCGATCGAGGACTTCTGGATCGATTCGGCGCAGCATCCGCCCGCCCCGTCGTAG
- a CDS encoding DUF5812 family protein → MTEKTGTFVVTHAEDDSAVIRDAETAQVHTLASNPGLEVHDVLEATVAPDPPLEVTWQVVEVDDRRSIELVDTDLEPTQHSKAVAADAEVGELVQEERAGTGEIHIFRVPEDEVEAAARDVLDDEETIARAARLEAVRVEVRRSADDGVLSVRYLPD, encoded by the coding sequence ATGACCGAAAAAACGGGCACGTTCGTCGTCACCCACGCCGAAGACGACTCGGCCGTCATCCGCGACGCCGAGACCGCACAGGTCCACACCCTCGCGTCGAACCCCGGCCTCGAGGTCCACGACGTCCTCGAGGCGACCGTCGCACCCGACCCGCCGCTCGAGGTCACGTGGCAGGTCGTCGAGGTCGACGACCGCCGCTCGATCGAACTGGTCGATACCGACCTCGAACCGACCCAGCACTCGAAAGCGGTGGCGGCCGACGCCGAGGTCGGCGAACTCGTCCAGGAGGAGCGAGCGGGCACCGGCGAGATACACATCTTTCGCGTCCCCGAAGACGAGGTCGAGGCCGCAGCACGGGACGTCCTCGACGACGAGGAGACGATCGCTCGAGCGGCCAGGCTCGAGGCGGTCCGCGTCGAGGTTCGCCGGTCCGCCGACGACGGCGTGTTGAGCGTTCGGTACCTTCCCGACTGA
- a CDS encoding glucose-6-phosphate isomerase, protein MNVDIGNALASVASPGVSRESLERLDKQVAAAHERIEQGMGNGEHGYEALNLPERTDPDEIRAAVEPVADAEALITVGIGGSALGAATITDALADESDTEAVYLDNVDPAWVSSELDRLPLENAAINVVSRSGTTAETLANFLVVRDAFESAGVDWTERTIVTTGDSGPLRDLAERHDLPSLKVPDGVPGRFSALSAVGLVAAAICGHDVEALLEGAAAEAETLTGSLFDCPAYAYGATTYALDQRGAGINAMMPYAESLETAAEWFAQLWAESLGKDDLGQTPVRALGVTDQHSQLQLYRAGPRDKLVTFVTVRETADRPIPDTDVEDLAYLGDTTLGGLLEAEFEATEASLAAAGRPNVRLELERVDEFELGGLLYGTEAACVLAGELYGVNTFEQPAVEWAKKATRGLLGGGVSESESDSEARRDAKHSDGEFEEADAVAEKTELRVER, encoded by the coding sequence ATGAACGTAGACATCGGCAACGCGCTGGCGTCCGTCGCGTCGCCCGGCGTTTCGCGGGAGTCCCTCGAGCGACTGGACAAGCAGGTGGCGGCCGCACACGAGCGCATCGAGCAGGGGATGGGGAACGGCGAACACGGCTACGAGGCGCTGAACCTCCCCGAACGAACCGATCCGGACGAGATCAGGGCCGCTGTCGAACCGGTCGCCGACGCCGAGGCCCTGATCACGGTCGGTATCGGCGGCAGCGCACTCGGCGCGGCCACGATCACCGACGCGCTCGCCGACGAGAGCGACACCGAAGCCGTCTATCTCGACAACGTCGATCCCGCTTGGGTGTCGAGCGAACTCGATCGGCTTCCGCTCGAGAACGCGGCGATCAACGTCGTCTCGCGGTCGGGAACGACGGCGGAAACGCTGGCGAACTTCCTCGTCGTGAGAGACGCCTTCGAATCCGCAGGCGTCGACTGGACCGAGCGAACGATCGTGACGACCGGCGACTCGGGGCCGCTTCGGGACCTCGCGGAGCGCCACGATCTGCCCTCGCTGAAGGTCCCCGACGGCGTTCCGGGCCGCTTTTCGGCCCTCTCCGCGGTCGGACTGGTCGCCGCGGCGATCTGTGGCCACGACGTCGAAGCCCTACTCGAGGGAGCCGCCGCCGAAGCCGAAACCCTGACCGGATCGCTCTTCGACTGTCCCGCCTACGCCTACGGCGCGACGACATACGCACTGGACCAGCGCGGAGCCGGGATCAACGCCATGATGCCCTACGCGGAGTCCCTCGAGACCGCCGCCGAGTGGTTCGCTCAGCTGTGGGCCGAGAGTCTGGGCAAGGACGACCTCGGACAGACGCCCGTTCGCGCACTCGGCGTCACGGACCAACACTCCCAGCTTCAACTCTACCGCGCGGGTCCGCGGGACAAACTCGTCACGTTCGTCACGGTTCGGGAGACCGCGGATCGTCCGATTCCGGACACCGACGTCGAGGATCTCGCCTATCTCGGCGACACGACACTCGGCGGGTTGCTCGAGGCCGAGTTCGAGGCGACCGAGGCCAGCCTCGCGGCGGCCGGCCGACCGAACGTCCGACTCGAACTCGAGCGCGTCGACGAGTTCGAACTGGGCGGCCTGCTCTACGGCACGGAAGCGGCCTGCGTGCTCGCGGGCGAGCTGTACGGCGTCAACACGTTCGAACAGCCCGCCGTCGAGTGGGCGAAGAAGGCGACTCGAGGGCTGCTCGGGGGCGGCGTCTCGGAATCGGAGTCCGATTCCGAGGCTCGTCGGGACGCGAAGCATTCCGACGGCGAGTTCGAGGAGGCCGACGCCGTCGCCGAGAAGACGGAACTTCGCGTCGAACGGTAG
- a CDS encoding preprotein translocase subunit SecD: MGPITFVKEYWRVLFLVVFITGALVALFIPGGIMADDSLAGDESVGDNPTNLEYGLGLDGGTRISAPVVGMTAEDIDAGAVDEEGRVDRERLTEIENTLYEELDLDTGNVSVSHDDDGNVHAELFTNQRTKQEFADALGEAGVEVDPDEDIRDGVTAQTRSQMVETIQSKINAAGLSGGNAYESEQLGGNYYIVTEVPDMSPDELREILSDRGIVEVRAYYPDEDGNQTNETVLEGSDIETVDPPRPAEQGTGYRVPVQVDSNAAPTYQERMNELGFTSDEGIGQCSLRGDGETISFDHGDEPQYCLLTVVDDEVVDAHSMGGDLAQSMSDGTWANDPTFTMGAQTQQQGQTLSVNLQAGPLPAPLDFSQEQTYSLSPTLADQFKLYSLLIGALSVLTVSSVVFLRYRDVRVAAPMVVTAMAEVVILLGFAALIRMPLDLSHVAGFIAVVGTGVDDLIIIADEVMDDGDVNSQRVFESRFRKAFWVIGAAAATTIIAMSPLAVLSLGDLRGFAIITILGVLIGVLITRPAYGDILQRLMTRK; the protein is encoded by the coding sequence ATGGGACCGATCACGTTCGTCAAGGAGTACTGGCGGGTCCTCTTCCTGGTAGTTTTCATCACCGGCGCGCTCGTTGCCCTCTTCATCCCCGGCGGAATCATGGCGGACGACAGTCTCGCCGGAGACGAGAGCGTCGGCGACAACCCGACGAACCTCGAGTACGGACTCGGACTCGACGGCGGGACGCGCATTAGCGCCCCGGTCGTCGGGATGACTGCCGAGGATATCGACGCCGGTGCCGTAGACGAAGAGGGCCGCGTCGATCGCGAACGGCTCACGGAAATCGAGAATACGCTGTACGAGGAACTCGATCTCGATACGGGTAACGTGAGCGTCAGCCACGACGACGACGGCAACGTTCACGCCGAGTTGTTCACCAACCAGAGAACGAAACAGGAGTTCGCCGACGCGCTCGGCGAAGCGGGGGTCGAGGTCGATCCCGACGAAGATATCCGCGACGGCGTGACGGCACAGACGCGCAGCCAGATGGTCGAGACGATCCAGTCGAAGATCAACGCGGCTGGCCTCTCGGGCGGCAACGCGTACGAATCCGAACAGCTCGGCGGCAACTACTACATCGTCACCGAAGTGCCGGACATGAGCCCCGACGAACTCCGCGAGATCCTTTCGGATCGGGGTATCGTCGAAGTTCGGGCGTACTATCCGGACGAGGACGGGAACCAGACGAACGAGACGGTGTTGGAAGGGTCGGATATCGAAACGGTCGATCCGCCGAGACCGGCCGAGCAAGGGACGGGCTACAGGGTTCCGGTCCAGGTCGACAGTAACGCCGCACCCACCTATCAGGAGCGAATGAACGAACTCGGGTTCACCAGCGACGAGGGGATCGGGCAGTGTTCCCTCCGCGGTGACGGCGAGACGATCAGCTTCGACCACGGTGACGAGCCACAGTACTGTCTGCTCACCGTCGTCGACGATGAGGTCGTCGACGCCCACAGCATGGGCGGGGATCTGGCCCAGAGCATGAGCGACGGAACGTGGGCGAACGATCCCACGTTTACGATGGGGGCCCAGACCCAACAGCAAGGTCAGACGCTCTCGGTGAATCTGCAGGCCGGACCCCTCCCCGCGCCGCTCGACTTCAGCCAGGAGCAGACCTACTCGCTATCGCCCACGCTCGCCGATCAGTTCAAGCTCTACTCGCTGCTCATCGGCGCGCTGTCGGTGCTGACCGTCAGTTCCGTCGTCTTCCTGCGGTACCGTGACGTCCGCGTCGCCGCACCGATGGTCGTCACCGCGATGGCGGAGGTCGTCATCCTGCTCGGCTTCGCCGCGCTGATACGCATGCCCCTGGACCTCTCTCACGTCGCCGGCTTCATCGCCGTCGTCGGGACGGGGGTGGACGACCTCATCATCATCGCCGACGAGGTGATGGACGACGGCGACGTCAACTCACAGCGGGTGTTCGAGTCTCGCTTCCGCAAGGCGTTCTGGGTCATCGGGGCCGCCGCGGCGACGACGATCATCGCCATGTCGCCGCTGGCCGTCTTGAGCCTCGGTGATCTGCGCGGATTCGCCATCATCACCATCCTCGGCGTGCTGATCGGGGTGCTCATCACCCGGCCCGCCTACGGCGACATCCTCCAGCGACTGATGACGAGGAAGTAG
- a CDS encoding DUF7511 domain-containing protein: MNTDADIHPPADEPPIELDHATIENEDAPDECAIFPREATEEELMTNWITAHDDSFVSLTSMR, from the coding sequence ATGAACACGGACGCCGACATCCATCCCCCTGCCGACGAACCGCCCATCGAACTCGATCACGCGACTATCGAGAACGAAGACGCCCCCGACGAGTGTGCGATCTTTCCCCGAGAGGCAACCGAGGAGGAACTGATGACCAACTGGATTACCGCTCACGACGACTCGTTCGTTTCGCTCACGTCGATGCGGTAA
- a CDS encoding Lrp/AsnC family transcriptional regulator encodes MAADGLDEIDYGILHCLQQNAREMTPVDIADELPVTDTTIRNRIERLEDKGVIEGYVPIVNYEAAGFPIRLQLSCTVAMDDRDEIAEQILELPHIVSVDEMSSARENIRVLTVANTTEEVDDVISRLDDLPLTIERESLLRAERVRPFNRFGEGVVHEE; translated from the coding sequence ATGGCCGCGGACGGACTCGACGAAATCGATTACGGAATCCTTCACTGCTTACAACAGAACGCTCGAGAGATGACACCGGTCGATATAGCTGACGAGCTACCGGTGACCGACACGACGATCCGGAATCGGATCGAACGACTCGAGGACAAGGGGGTTATCGAGGGGTACGTACCGATCGTCAACTACGAAGCGGCCGGCTTTCCGATCCGACTCCAGCTTTCCTGCACCGTCGCGATGGACGATCGCGACGAGATCGCCGAGCAGATACTCGAACTACCACACATCGTCAGCGTCGACGAGATGTCGAGCGCACGGGAGAATATCCGGGTCCTCACTGTCGCCAACACGACCGAGGAGGTCGACGACGTTATTTCCCGATTAGACGACCTTCCGCTAACGATCGAGCGAGAGAGCCTTCTCCGAGCGGAGCGGGTTCGACCGTTCAATCGCTTCGGAGAGGGCGTCGTCCACGAGGAGTGA